A single uncultured Methanolobus sp. DNA region contains:
- a CDS encoding DUF5788 family protein: protein MEEEMKDCEEISVREREKLLKSLHSSLFWVGEEIPYKIIIDGNEMHLHEIVWEIVNKPQIKRSDIENIDKLLEVLSAKEKECEKYLEHGHMSPDEAKEIFDKAAGIKRAIMDLKELTVSAKRKAIFKCRHICDDVETCEWDNLAEDMKDRCWCKKS from the coding sequence ATGGAAGAGGAAATGAAAGATTGTGAGGAGATTTCTGTAAGGGAAAGAGAGAAACTGTTGAAAAGCCTTCATAGTAGTCTTTTCTGGGTAGGGGAAGAAATACCCTACAAGATAATTATCGATGGAAATGAAATGCATCTACACGAAATCGTATGGGAGATCGTTAATAAACCACAAATCAAAAGAAGTGATATTGAAAATATCGACAAGCTTCTGGAAGTCCTGTCTGCTAAAGAGAAAGAATGCGAGAAATATCTTGAACATGGGCATATGAGCCCGGATGAAGCAAAAGAGATCTTTGATAAGGCCGCAGGTATCAAAAGGGCTATAATGGACCTTAAAGAACTAACCGTGTCTGCGAAGAGAAAGGCTATTTTCAAATGCAGACACATCTGTGATGATGTTGAAACATGTGAATGGGACAATCTTGCAGAGGATATGAAGGACAGATGCTGGTGTAAAAAATCCTGA
- the hxlA gene encoding 3-hexulose-6-phosphate synthase: MSKVDPNKPIIQVALDLLETDRAIQIAKESLEGGADWLEAGTPLIKSEGMDVIRKLRDAFPEKTIIADMKIADTGAMEVEMGAKAGADVIVVLASADDSTILESVRAARKYGVKIMADLISSNDPVSRSMEVEKLGVDYINVHAGIDQQMEGQDSLSLMKEVVRKVNIPVAIAGGLDADSCAEAVTAGADIVIVGGNIVRSSNVTASAKAIRESVDSPSTEKVTRLSRDDEIRAIFETVSTSNISDAMHRKGAMQDIFPMFEGKKMVGTAVTVQTFKGDWAKAVEAIDEAKEGDVIVIYNGSRHVAPWGGLATLSCLNKGVAGVVIDGAVRDIDEIRKIGLPVFATCHVPNAGEPKGFGEINSEIVCGNQTVNPGDYIVGDDSGVVVIPKERAYEIARRAKEVEKTEQRLFEEIRRGATLSEVMKLKKWEKH, from the coding sequence ATGTCCAAAGTTGATCCTAATAAACCAATCATTCAGGTTGCTCTTGATCTCCTGGAAACCGACAGGGCAATACAGATAGCCAAAGAATCTCTGGAAGGCGGCGCAGACTGGCTTGAGGCCGGAACACCTCTAATTAAAAGTGAGGGCATGGATGTTATCAGAAAACTAAGGGATGCCTTCCCTGAGAAGACAATAATTGCCGATATGAAAATAGCAGATACCGGTGCCATGGAAGTTGAAATGGGCGCAAAGGCCGGTGCTGATGTCATAGTCGTGCTTGCAAGCGCAGATGATTCCACAATACTTGAGTCTGTGCGCGCAGCCAGAAAATATGGCGTAAAGATAATGGCAGACCTTATCTCTTCAAACGACCCCGTTTCCCGCAGCATGGAAGTGGAAAAGCTTGGTGTGGATTACATCAACGTACATGCAGGGATCGACCAGCAGATGGAGGGTCAGGACTCACTTTCCCTCATGAAGGAAGTGGTCAGGAAAGTCAACATCCCGGTTGCCATTGCAGGAGGTCTGGACGCTGATTCATGTGCCGAGGCTGTAACCGCAGGCGCTGATATTGTTATCGTTGGCGGGAATATCGTTCGTTCATCTAATGTAACTGCTTCTGCAAAAGCCATCAGGGAAAGTGTGGATTCCCCATCAACGGAAAAGGTGACCCGGCTTTCACGTGATGATGAGATAAGGGCAATATTTGAAACGGTTTCAACTTCCAATATTTCCGATGCCATGCACAGAAAAGGTGCCATGCAGGATATCTTCCCGATGTTCGAGGGAAAGAAGATGGTTGGAACTGCGGTAACCGTCCAGACCTTCAAGGGAGACTGGGCAAAAGCAGTTGAGGCCATAGATGAAGCAAAGGAAGGCGATGTAATTGTAATTTACAATGGAAGTCGTCATGTAGCTCCCTGGGGAGGACTTGCCACATTGAGTTGTCTTAATAAAGGAGTTGCCGGTGTGGTTATTGATGGTGCTGTAAGGGATATCGATGAGATAAGAAAGATAGGATTGCCCGTCTTTGCCACCTGTCATGTGCCAAACGCAGGAGAGCCTAAAGGTTTCGGTGAGATCAACTCCGAAATTGTCTGCGGAAACCAGACTGTAAATCCCGGTGATTATATTGTGGGTGATGACAGCGGAGTCGTTGTTATTCCAAAAGAGCGTGCCTATGAGATCGCAAGACGTGCCAAAGAGGTCGAAAAGACCGAGCAGCGTCTCTTTGAAGAGATTCGCAGGGGTGCGACATTATCTGAGGTTATGAAACTTAAGAAATGGGAGAAACACTGA
- a CDS encoding A24 family peptidase C-terminal domain-containing protein — protein sequence MIELLKVLACMPFLLYSCYSDIKTRRVSNDVWFMMFGVGFIFIMYDLMNYGLPYLIRNILSFLFIFAFVYILFQFGAFGGADAKILMVISLIIPTFPKMVIGSTSLPINGVPPIDLFAFSVFGNSVILTVIVPIGLFLYNLVKNPSESLKRPFYMFIGYITPISKLEKGHFRMIDSYKRTKDGVEFKFSRSGTELSSNVIKELKTYQKEGKVKDGVWITPGLPFMIPITAGFITAVVFGDLIFYLTMQFMMMM from the coding sequence ATGATCGAATTGTTAAAAGTGCTGGCATGCATGCCTTTTTTGTTATATTCCTGCTACTCGGATATCAAAACCCGGCGTGTTTCCAATGATGTATGGTTTATGATGTTCGGTGTGGGATTCATATTCATAATGTACGATCTCATGAATTACGGTCTTCCGTACCTGATACGCAATATACTGTCATTCCTTTTCATATTCGCTTTTGTGTACATCCTGTTCCAGTTTGGAGCATTCGGAGGCGCAGATGCCAAGATCCTGATGGTTATTTCGCTGATAATTCCAACTTTCCCAAAGATGGTGATCGGATCGACATCGCTCCCTATTAACGGAGTTCCACCCATCGATCTCTTTGCTTTCAGTGTATTTGGCAACTCGGTCATTCTCACAGTTATTGTTCCGATAGGATTGTTCCTGTACAATCTGGTAAAAAATCCATCAGAATCACTGAAGCGTCCTTTTTATATGTTCATAGGATACATTACTCCAATCTCAAAACTGGAAAAAGGTCATTTCCGCATGATCGATTCCTATAAAAGAACAAAGGACGGTGTGGAGTTCAAGTTTTCAAGGTCGGGTACGGAACTGAGTTCCAATGTTATCAAGGAACTAAAAACGTATCAGAAAGAAGGCAAGGTCAAAGACGGCGTGTGGATAACTCCCGGTCTGCCTTTCATGATACCAATAACTGCCGGTTTTATCACGGCTGTGGTTTTCGGTGATCTTATATTCTATCTGACAATGCAGTTCATGATGATGATGTGA
- the recQ gene encoding DNA helicase RecQ, giving the protein MHETLRKYFGYSDFRPLQQDIIDDVLNDRDTFVLMPTGGGKSLCYQLPALLKDGITVVVSPLISLMKDQVDSLKENGVDAAYLNSTLKPAESKRIYDELKRGEIKILYVAPERLTMSGTITLLNSLNVSLFAIDESHCISEWGHDFRPEYRKLGMLKKKFPKIPIIALTATATPKVREDTIKQLGIEKCGIYVASFNRQNLFYRVRAKKDTYDNLLQYLRKKKGESGIIYCQSRRTVDSLTKKLRKDGFNALSYHAGLTDNQRASNQEMFIKDRTDIVVATIAFGMGIDKPNVRFVVHYDLPKNLEGYYQETGRGGRDGLECECVLFFSRGDKYKIEYFIKQKDKKEERDIAIKQLNDMVDYCESNICRRKVLLRYFGEEIPEDNCGKCDVCLQPRIEVDGTAEARLIIKCIQDLDQRFGMTHVIDVLTGSRAKKITDKKHHQLKSFGQGDAHSKNEWLDMAREMVRQDVIKVEGARYPLLKLNRKSLEVLDGKKAVTFTRKVEDAQTDYEPATPDIDEEEFEEEYKPVVRRRISDEPEKLLFDKLKELRISLAQMQDVPPYIIFADTSLRQMAAKRPATKEEMLKITGVGEYKLKKYGDMFLKAIAEHLETEKSSNAVNEKSKNGIKSKTLTRTKSETPVKEKIKEDIKEKTKGEVKTRTSGNGFPKPPLKKEIVLRALDELEADLIRSIKDKLGGTYSDDEIRDVYQSIIKKE; this is encoded by the coding sequence ATGCACGAGACTCTCCGGAAGTATTTTGGATATTCTGATTTTCGTCCTTTACAACAGGATATAATCGATGATGTGCTAAATGACCGTGATACATTTGTGCTAATGCCAACTGGTGGCGGAAAATCTCTTTGTTACCAGCTTCCGGCCCTTCTAAAAGACGGCATCACCGTTGTAGTGTCACCTCTTATATCTCTTATGAAGGATCAGGTGGACAGCCTGAAGGAGAACGGCGTTGATGCCGCATACCTTAACAGCACACTGAAACCTGCAGAGTCAAAACGTATCTATGACGAACTTAAAAGAGGCGAGATCAAAATTCTCTATGTTGCGCCTGAAAGACTCACAATGTCAGGGACCATCACACTTCTGAATAGTCTCAATGTAAGCCTTTTTGCCATTGATGAAAGCCACTGCATATCTGAATGGGGACATGATTTCAGACCCGAGTACAGAAAACTCGGCATGTTGAAAAAGAAGTTCCCGAAAATACCCATAATCGCACTCACAGCCACCGCCACTCCTAAAGTCAGGGAGGATACCATAAAACAACTTGGTATTGAAAAATGCGGAATATATGTTGCAAGTTTTAACCGGCAGAACCTTTTCTACCGCGTGCGTGCCAAAAAGGATACCTATGATAACCTGTTGCAGTACCTCAGGAAAAAGAAAGGTGAAAGCGGAATTATCTACTGCCAGAGCCGCAGGACCGTGGACAGCCTGACAAAGAAGCTGCGAAAGGATGGATTTAACGCACTCTCGTACCATGCAGGTCTTACCGACAACCAGCGGGCAAGCAATCAGGAAATGTTCATCAAAGACAGGACAGACATTGTGGTTGCAACAATTGCTTTTGGAATGGGGATAGACAAACCCAATGTCCGTTTTGTTGTACACTATGACCTCCCCAAAAACCTCGAAGGATACTATCAGGAAACCGGAAGAGGAGGGCGAGATGGACTAGAGTGTGAGTGCGTGCTCTTCTTCAGTCGCGGTGATAAGTACAAGATTGAGTATTTCATCAAACAGAAGGACAAAAAGGAAGAAAGGGACATTGCGATCAAGCAGCTTAACGACATGGTAGACTACTGCGAAAGTAACATATGTCGCCGAAAAGTGTTGCTCCGGTACTTTGGAGAGGAAATACCCGAGGACAATTGTGGGAAATGTGATGTCTGCCTCCAGCCACGCATAGAAGTTGACGGAACTGCGGAAGCCAGACTTATAATAAAATGCATACAGGATCTTGATCAGAGATTTGGAATGACGCACGTCATTGATGTGCTTACCGGCAGCCGGGCAAAGAAGATCACCGACAAAAAACATCACCAGCTCAAAAGTTTCGGACAGGGCGATGCACATTCCAAAAATGAATGGCTTGATATGGCCCGGGAAATGGTCAGACAGGATGTCATCAAAGTGGAAGGAGCACGTTACCCGCTTCTCAAACTTAACAGGAAGAGCCTGGAAGTTCTTGACGGAAAAAAGGCTGTGACCTTTACCCGAAAAGTTGAGGATGCACAGACAGACTACGAGCCAGCAACTCCTGATATCGATGAGGAAGAGTTTGAAGAAGAATACAAACCTGTGGTCCGCCGCAGAATAAGCGATGAACCGGAGAAACTTCTCTTTGATAAGTTAAAAGAGCTGCGCATATCACTGGCACAGATGCAGGATGTGCCGCCGTACATTATATTTGCTGATACGAGCCTTCGTCAGATGGCGGCAAAACGACCGGCTACAAAGGAAGAAATGTTGAAGATCACCGGAGTTGGCGAGTACAAGCTCAAAAAATATGGCGACATGTTCCTCAAGGCCATTGCAGAGCATCTGGAAACTGAGAAGTCATCAAATGCTGTCAATGAAAAAAGCAAAAATGGGATAAAGAGCAAAACTCTGACCAGAACAAAATCTGAAACCCCTGTAAAAGAAAAAATTAAAGAAGATATTAAAGAAAAAACTAAAGGGGAAGTTAAGACCAGGACATCAGGAAATGGATTCCCAAAACCGCCCCTTAAAAAAGAAATTGTCCTCAGAGCACTTGATGAACTTGAAGCCGACCTCATCAGGAGTATAAAGGATAAACTGGGCGGCACTTATTCAGACGATGAAATAAGGGACGTTTACCAGTCGATCATCAAAAAGGAATGA
- a CDS encoding PEF-CTERM sorting domain-containing protein — protein sequence MKKSIIFALSLLIILAGVASACQDCNSGCDCNGELICFENMKCGEPITTQFADQGAIFGTAVVSYKDMSGSGTAYSTEQVTITFDPEVCCVSMEVNSVYGVQIIAYDKNGNVVDTANGGSFFCPRLVELSAGEGNPISYITLTASSLEDLCYPRTRYVSTMCCTYDDWLCIDNLKFCTCQDNEIPEFPTLAIPVLAIMGLALIMQRRR from the coding sequence GTGAAAAAAAGCATAATATTTGCGCTTAGTTTACTTATCATACTTGCAGGTGTTGCAAGTGCATGCCAGGATTGCAATTCCGGCTGCGACTGCAACGGCGAGCTGATATGTTTTGAGAATATGAAATGCGGGGAACCGATAACAACCCAGTTTGCAGATCAGGGAGCGATATTTGGGACTGCGGTCGTATCCTATAAAGATATGTCCGGAAGTGGAACTGCATATTCCACGGAACAGGTAACGATCACATTTGATCCAGAAGTCTGCTGTGTGAGCATGGAAGTTAACAGCGTCTACGGAGTTCAGATAATAGCATACGACAAGAATGGAAATGTGGTTGATACTGCCAATGGAGGATCATTCTTCTGCCCAAGGTTGGTGGAATTATCAGCAGGAGAGGGAAATCCAATATCCTATATCACACTGACCGCATCCTCACTCGAAGACCTGTGCTATCCAAGAACAAGGTACGTAAGCACAATGTGTTGCACATATGATGATTGGCTGTGCATCGACAACCTGAAATTCTGCACCTGTCAGGACAACGAGATACCTGAATTCCCAACCCTTGCCATACCAGTACTGGCAATAATGGGACTTGCACTTATCATGCAGCGCAGACGATAA
- the guaA gene encoding glutamine-hydrolyzing GMP synthase yields the protein MVKVDKFIPKAIEKIQKQIDGRAIIALSGGVDSSVCAILAHRAIGDKLTPIYIDTGLMRKGETQRIKEIFADMNLEVVDAKDRFLSALAGIEDPEEKRKAVGETFIRVFEEEAKLLQAEYLIQGTIYPDRIESEGGIKSHHNVGGLPSVMDFKAIVEPIDDLYKDEVREVARALELPHEISERMPFPGPGLSVRIVGKVTEELVDAVREANAIVEEELVEQFQPWQTFAAIVGKGTGVKGDVRVHGWIVAVRAVGSRDGMTAEAMELPWSVLRKIESRITAEIPSVARVLYDLTPKPPATIEFE from the coding sequence ATGGTAAAAGTAGACAAGTTCATTCCTAAAGCAATTGAAAAGATCCAGAAGCAGATCGATGGCAGAGCTATCATAGCACTTTCCGGTGGTGTTGACAGCTCAGTTTGTGCAATTCTTGCACACCGTGCCATCGGTGACAAACTTACACCTATTTACATTGACACAGGTCTCATGCGCAAAGGCGAGACCCAGAGAATAAAGGAAATATTTGCAGATATGAATCTTGAGGTCGTAGACGCAAAAGACCGTTTCCTTTCAGCGCTCGCAGGCATCGAGGACCCGGAAGAGAAGCGCAAGGCAGTTGGCGAGACCTTCATCCGTGTTTTTGAGGAAGAAGCAAAGTTACTCCAGGCCGAGTATCTTATTCAGGGAACTATCTATCCTGACAGAATTGAATCCGAAGGCGGAATCAAGTCACACCACAATGTTGGCGGTCTTCCATCAGTTATGGACTTCAAGGCAATTGTAGAGCCTATTGATGATCTTTACAAGGACGAGGTCCGTGAAGTTGCCCGTGCACTTGAGCTTCCTCATGAAATCTCTGAAAGGATGCCATTCCCGGGCCCTGGACTTTCCGTAAGGATCGTTGGTAAGGTAACCGAGGAACTTGTTGACGCTGTAAGGGAAGCCAATGCAATTGTTGAAGAAGAACTTGTTGAGCAGTTCCAGCCATGGCAGACCTTTGCCGCAATTGTCGGAAAGGGAACCGGTGTGAAAGGTGACGTAAGGGTTCACGGCTGGATAGTTGCTGTAAGGGCAGTGGGTTCAAGAGACGGAATGACCGCTGAGGCAATGGAACTTCCATGGAGTGTTCTCAGGAAGATCGAGTCAAGGATCACCGCTGAGATCCCTTCAGTTGCAAGGGTGCTTTATGATCTTACACCAAAGCCACCTGCAACAATTGAATTCGAGTGA
- a CDS encoding archaeosine biosynthesis radical SAM protein RaSEA: MSLNKAVLDIRNRQRVKPSSLDVPAASWTGRDVIESGEIDTITVIFKTSGCWWGKAGGCTMCGYVYDSAQGAPSDDDLMAQLEKAMRKTSDFDRFMVKIFTSGSFLDTKEISLEVRHRILEKLDSDERIVKVLAETRPEFVTEENVKDCVSVLKNTAFEVAMGLETSSDVIRKQSINKGFTFRNFVDAAIAARENGATVKSYLMLKPLFLSEKEALEDIVQTVRDAAEYTDTFSINLCNVQRGTYVEHLWDRKQYRPPWLWSIVDILQRTKKEFPDMIITSDPVGAGSKRGPRNCRECSHAVADTIRLFSLTQDLSCFDHLSCGCRDLWGQVLELDDHTFGSPILD, encoded by the coding sequence ATGTCACTTAACAAAGCAGTTCTCGATATCCGAAACAGGCAGAGGGTTAAACCCTCTTCATTAGATGTGCCTGCCGCTTCATGGACTGGCAGGGATGTCATTGAATCCGGTGAAATTGATACAATTACTGTCATCTTCAAGACGTCCGGATGCTGGTGGGGTAAGGCAGGCGGTTGCACTATGTGTGGTTATGTCTATGACAGTGCACAGGGTGCGCCTTCTGATGATGACCTGATGGCCCAGCTTGAAAAGGCAATGAGGAAAACTTCAGATTTTGACCGCTTCATGGTCAAGATATTCACATCAGGCAGTTTCCTCGACACAAAGGAAATATCACTTGAAGTAAGGCACAGGATACTTGAGAAACTGGACAGCGATGAGAGGATCGTTAAAGTCCTTGCAGAGACTCGTCCTGAGTTTGTGACTGAGGAGAATGTTAAGGACTGTGTTTCCGTTCTTAAGAACACGGCCTTTGAAGTTGCAATGGGGCTTGAGACAAGTTCTGATGTCATACGCAAGCAATCCATCAATAAAGGCTTCACTTTCCGGAACTTTGTTGATGCTGCCATCGCAGCAAGGGAAAACGGCGCAACTGTAAAGTCATATCTTATGCTCAAGCCTTTGTTCCTTTCTGAGAAAGAGGCTCTGGAAGATATTGTCCAGACTGTCCGTGATGCGGCAGAGTATACTGATACTTTCTCAATAAATCTCTGTAACGTCCAGCGTGGCACCTATGTGGAACACCTCTGGGACAGGAAGCAATACCGTCCGCCATGGCTCTGGAGCATAGTCGATATACTTCAGAGGACAAAGAAAGAGTTCCCTGATATGATTATCACGTCCGATCCGGTTGGCGCAGGTTCAAAGAGAGGACCGCGCAATTGCAGAGAGTGCAGTCATGCTGTTGCCGATACTATCAGGTTGTTCTCATTGACACAGGATCTTTCCTGCTTTGACCACCTTTCCTGCGGCTGCAGGGATCTCTGGGGGCAGGTTCTGGAACTGGACGATCATACCTTCGGCAGTCCAATCCTTGATTGA
- the argB gene encoding acetylglutamate kinase → MTLNRENVLIEALPYIRDFYDSIMVIKVGGHAMVNPQVMSDIIQDIVLLRFIGIHPIIVHGGGPEISEKMKRMGKESQFVGGLRVTDDETLEIARMVLVGNINTEIVALIGKHGGKGVGLSGKDGKTIIAKKKPSQKVIIENVEQEVDLGWVGDTEIINTELINILIKESYIPVISPIAVDVNGKGLNINADTVAGDIAAALKAKKLILMTDVPGLLRDINDRSSRISRVAIEDIDDMVDSGLISGGMIPKMRSAATSVTSGVEKIHIIDGSVSHSILLELFTDTGIGTMVFKREDE, encoded by the coding sequence ATGACACTTAATCGAGAGAATGTACTGATAGAGGCATTACCATACATAAGGGATTTCTATGACTCCATAATGGTGATCAAGGTAGGCGGTCACGCAATGGTCAATCCACAAGTGATGAGTGATATCATCCAGGACATAGTCCTTCTCAGATTTATAGGAATACACCCGATAATCGTTCACGGCGGCGGCCCGGAAATTTCAGAAAAAATGAAACGCATGGGCAAGGAATCCCAGTTTGTAGGTGGTCTGAGGGTCACTGATGACGAAACCCTTGAAATAGCACGCATGGTCCTTGTGGGGAACATCAATACGGAGATCGTTGCACTCATAGGTAAACACGGCGGCAAAGGCGTCGGACTATCAGGCAAAGACGGCAAAACCATTATTGCCAAAAAGAAACCTTCCCAGAAAGTAATTATTGAGAATGTTGAGCAGGAAGTTGACCTGGGGTGGGTTGGTGACACTGAAATAATCAACACCGAACTTATCAATATACTTATCAAAGAGAGCTATATCCCGGTCATTTCACCGATTGCCGTGGACGTCAACGGAAAAGGCCTGAACATAAATGCAGATACAGTTGCAGGCGACATTGCTGCTGCACTGAAGGCAAAGAAGCTAATCCTTATGACAGATGTCCCGGGTCTTCTGAGAGATATCAATGACAGAAGCTCACGCATATCCAGAGTCGCTATTGAAGATATAGACGATATGGTTGACAGCGGCCTCATATCAGGTGGAATGATCCCAAAGATGAGAAGTGCCGCAACCTCAGTTACAAGCGGTGTCGAAAAGATACACATCATCGATGGAAGTGTCTCGCACTCAATATTACTTGAGTTGTTCACCGACACCGGAATTGGAACAATGGTCTTTAAAAGAGAAGATGAGTGA
- a CDS encoding non-histone chromosomal MC1 family protein, whose protein sequence is MSEARNFVLRDKKGNEHGVFTGKQPRQAALKVANRGKGSKSKPEEIRLRERGTKKVHVFKGWKEKVEAPKNKPDWMPDKINKPFVKKVGIEKLEKV, encoded by the coding sequence ATGTCTGAAGCAAGAAATTTTGTGTTAAGAGACAAGAAAGGAAATGAGCATGGGGTATTCACTGGAAAGCAGCCAAGACAGGCAGCTTTGAAGGTGGCAAACAGAGGTAAAGGAAGCAAATCAAAGCCAGAAGAGATCAGGCTTCGTGAGCGTGGAACAAAGAAGGTACACGTATTCAAGGGCTGGAAGGAAAAGGTCGAGGCTCCAAAGAACAAGCCAGACTGGATGCCTGACAAGATCAACAAGCCTTTCGTAAAGAAAGTTGGCATTGAGAAGCTTGAAAAAGTCTGA
- the mptA gene encoding GTP cyclohydrolase MptA: MEVPVVKLPDIQANKPQIPINLTRVGVTNVKKLVQIKRRDKRPVILICTFDIFVDLPSHLKGANLSRNFEAVDEVLEMAVNLPVYEIEQLCSDVAQSLLKRHEYATRAEVILKSEYVLKRESPSTKMECQEVVEIFAEAIAMRDDVENMEVKKLIGAEVVGMTACPCAQEIMRDNARQELEKIGVDNKHIAEFLHRVPMATHNQRGRGIISIEVVGNVYVSLEKIIEIIERSMSSSVFELLKRADEAAVVQTAHNNPKFVEDCVRTMAKNVVKDFEHLPDEAVVTIKQINEESIHRHNAFAERIATLGDLRLEIAQEA, encoded by the coding sequence ATGGAAGTCCCGGTTGTCAAATTACCAGATATACAGGCTAACAAGCCTCAGATACCCATTAACCTGACACGTGTCGGTGTTACCAATGTTAAAAAGCTCGTACAGATCAAAAGGAGGGACAAGCGTCCGGTTATCCTTATTTGTACTTTTGATATTTTTGTAGACCTCCCATCACACCTGAAAGGTGCAAATCTTTCCCGTAACTTCGAGGCAGTCGATGAAGTTCTCGAAATGGCAGTCAACCTGCCTGTTTATGAGATCGAGCAGCTTTGCAGTGATGTTGCCCAGAGTCTTTTGAAGCGTCATGAATATGCAACCCGCGCAGAAGTAATTCTTAAGAGCGAGTATGTTCTCAAAAGAGAGTCCCCTTCAACAAAGATGGAGTGCCAGGAAGTTGTTGAGATCTTCGCTGAAGCGATCGCAATGCGCGATGACGTGGAAAATATGGAAGTCAAGAAACTTATCGGTGCTGAAGTTGTGGGAATGACCGCCTGTCCATGTGCCCAGGAGATCATGAGGGACAACGCAAGGCAGGAACTTGAGAAGATCGGTGTCGATAACAAGCACATCGCAGAATTCCTTCACAGGGTTCCAATGGCAACACACAACCAGCGTGGACGCGGCATAATCTCTATCGAGGTTGTCGGAAATGTTTACGTTTCACTTGAGAAGATCATTGAGATCATCGAAAGATCAATGAGTTCCAGTGTATTTGAGCTTCTTAAGAGGGCTGATGAGGCAGCAGTTGTCCAGACTGCTCACAATAATCCAAAGTTTGTAGAGGATTGTGTAAGGACCATGGCAAAGAATGTTGTCAAGGACTTTGAGCACCTTCCTGATGAGGCAGTTGTCACTATCAAACAGATAAATGAAGAGAGTATCCACAGGCACAATGCCTTTGCCGAAAGGATTGCAACTCTTGGTGACCTGCGCCTTGAAATAGCTCAGGAAGCTTAA
- a CDS encoding DUF2098 domain-containing protein, translating into MDDSKKIEALSMNGSPIEVGSVVRYLNTGTVGRVTDLKEDEEGIWVLLDSTGLFYKSEVLVITDESELKGEMKERTSAEAAESYMRSYKAENEAGYDISQVTGGG; encoded by the coding sequence GTGGACGACTCAAAAAAGATCGAGGCTTTGAGCATGAATGGCAGTCCCATTGAAGTCGGGTCTGTTGTCAGGTACCTTAACACAGGTACTGTGGGAAGAGTTACCGATCTTAAAGAAGACGAAGAAGGTATATGGGTATTGCTTGACAGTACCGGCTTGTTCTATAAGTCTGAGGTACTTGTCATTACAGATGAAAGCGAGCTTAAAGGCGAAATGAAAGAGCGCACATCTGCAGAAGCTGCAGAATCCTACATGCGTTCTTACAAAGCCGAAAACGAGGCTGGTTATGATATCAGCCAGGTAACGGGCGGTGGTTAA